In Betta splendens chromosome 1, fBetSpl5.4, whole genome shotgun sequence, the genomic stretch TGACAGCGCAGCCACAAAGTGGGAAATAAAACCCATCAGCTCACAATGAGCTCACACTCTGCCTCAGTTCAGCAGCATGAGTTTTTAAATTGTTGCTTTTATGCAGTttgatttaaatctgttttcagATTTTTTCTGATGTCCGGACTCTGGTTTTCTGTTAATTCGAATGGATCTTTTTGAATATTCAAATGTTGAATTTGGGTTCACGTTCTATGTTTATCAGCTGGCTCAGTGTCATGTGTAGAGTTGAACATCTGCACCAAACTGAGCGAGAAGTTGATGTTCTCCACGTCTGAGGCCTATGACTCAGACGAACCTGCAGTGAAAGCGGATGCGTGACCTAAAAGTTGAAGCCACTTCTCAGATCAACTTTAGTTTGCGTGCAGTTCGGTTTCCTGTTGATCGACCGGTTTCCCTGCGTGATGAGGGACGAGGTGTCGGTGCATGGAGCTGTGTGATTAAGTGGCTGAAGGTGGCAATTATGCAAATGAGGCTGTCCTTCCTGCTACGGCTGCATGTCCACGCCTCTCagagggactgtgtgtgtgtgtgtgtgtgtgtgtgtgtgtgtgtgtgtgtgtgtgtgtgtgtgtgtgtgtgtgtgtgtgtggtgaaggtTTCCTGCTGCTTGCTGAGGTCCATGTGTTCAGgctcttctcccacagagggggggggctcGGGCGTGGCTGCTCTGGTAAAGACCGGTTTGcattcaaactgctgtttttctgtttcagccCGATCCATTCAAATTcaaacgcgcacacatgcaTATTCGTACGAACGAGGGCCACTGGTGGTGAAACGAACACGGCGGGGGCCGACGTCGCACACTCAGTGGGTCAGTGAGGAGCAGACACGAGCCAACGCCGCCGGGACGAGGAGATGCGGCGTGAACTCACACAGAAGCTGAGAGCTCGTCTTATTGTTTGGCTGCAGGAACAGAAGCTCCGGTCGGTCCTTCAGCAACTGCTGGGATGcgtctttattttttaaagctgaaaatgCTAATCAAAATCAGAACAACACGATCTGAGCGTTAAAGAGGAACAGATGGAACTCCGTTGCACTTTCTGAAGCTTTGATGCAGATGCCGTTGTCTGCAAACGCAGcctgaatgtgtttatgtgttttgtTCCTCCCTGATGAGTTCAGGTGCTGTTTGTTGTGGATCCTGGATCAGCACGCGTTCAGGGCTCATTTGTCCCAGGATTCACCCTGGACCTGGTGTCGCGGGCGCTCGCAGCGTCGTCAGGCTCATGTTGTAGTACGTGACGCAGTGGAATTGCTTGTCTCTGACTGCGTGTTCAAGCCTGAACTTTTGTTTAGTGCATATTCAAAACAGCAGAAAGTGAAAGTGCAAGTGAATTCAAATGGAAAACGTTTCATTCAGATATGATAGTACGTAATGTCAGACGTCAGATCAGCACTGACGCCCgacgtgcaggtgtgtgtgaacTTTGTGCTGAGATTGTTTTGACTGTGGTCTGTTCACATCGTCCTTCATGCTTTTACAGTGTGACCCTGTTCTTACCGTTGTCTCATCCATCATCTCTCTGCTTTTGCAGTTCTCTCCACACACGCTTGGTAGGAGAGTGGGTCACTGaggttccgtgtgtgtgtgtgtgtttggattgAGATTGGGTTTCATAGCTGGATTGTGTAATTGTGAGGTGTGTCCCTGCTGTaaaggagctgctctgctgtttccatTGTTGAGCGAGTTGAACTTGGAGCCGCCGGCGCAGTTTGTCATTTCGCTGCACTGGGTTTGGAGGCGGCAGTGGGGGGGGAGTCAAAATGCGGCCTTGACAAGTTTACTGTCAACTGGAGATTAGCGAACTGTAACTGTAGCTCCTGACGTGTGCTTGGTCTCCGTATCTGTCGTGTGTCTTCCTGTTTTGTCTGAGACgggttccctgtgacctgattGCTTTCGTGAGGCAGATGTTCTGCATCTGGAGGCTCTGGGGGGTCACGCAGGCGAAGGAACCCTCCGcctctgtgtttacatgaaGCCGGTGTCTGTGGAGCTTCAGCTCGCTCCGTTTAGACCTGAACTGTGACTCGCCGGAGGCTCCTGGAGGCTCCTCGCCGGAGGCTCCTCGCTGCCGGAGGCTCCTGGAGGCTCCTCGCTGCCGGAGGCTCCTCGCTGCCGGAGGCTCCTCGCTGCCGGAGGCTCCTCGCTGCCGGAGGCTCCTGAACGCTGCGGCTGCTTTAAGCCGAGCGTGAACCCGGCTGACTGCCGTCTCGGCGCCGCCTCCTTCCCTCACCGCTCAGTCTAATTGTGGGATCGTCCGTCTGTGGCATGTGTTGGTTTGGTGTTTGGCCCGACTGCACTGAGTGACCCGTGGAACGGTGCGTTCCCACAGAAATAGATGGTGGCGGCCGCTGACcttgctgctgttttctgcttCCCGTCTGTTGTccgttcttcttctcttccctcATTAAGTAACAGCTGATTCAGTCGCCCTGAGCTGATGGTGAGTTCTTCCACAGGTTCTCCGGCGGCTCCTGCGTCCCTGCGCTCCTCACCTGTGCGACTAATGGCATGCTGATCACCAAGCCTCCACCCACGCCGCCCtagtcctccccctcctccccccagaccccccccccccctctcatcGCGCGCCCACTGGACCGCCATCATGGACGCGGACAAAGGCTGCACGAAGTGCTTCTGCAACTACACCATCAAGTTCTTCTACGAGAAGAGCGGCAAGAACATCAGCGACCACTGGAGCTCGCGGGACTACGTGATCGTGTCCTTGGGCCTGACGGTCTGCTTCATCGTCATCTTCTCCAACCTGCTGGTGATGGGGGCCATTCTGAAGAACCGGCGTTTTCACTTCCCCATCTACTACCTGCTGGGTAACCTGGCTGTGGCGGACCTCTTCGCAGGtacagctcctctgctctgtttcacTAACGCGATGTGAGCCCTGTTTGACCACCCCCTCTGCCCTCAGGCATCGCCTACCTCCACCTGATGTTCCACACGGGTCCCTGGACCATCAAGCTGTCCCGGGAGCAGTGGTTCATCCGCCAGGGGCTGGTGGACACCAGCCTGACGGCCTCGGTCCTCAACCTGCTGGCCGTGGCCGTCGAGCGTCACCAGACCATCTTCAACATGCAGCTGCACAGCAACATGAGCACCCGCcgcgtcttcatcatcatcgtcttcaTCTGGGTGGTGGCCATCATCATGGGCCTCATTCCCTCCATGGGCTGGAACTGCCTGTGCGCCCTCGGCGAGTGCTCCACCATGGCGCCGCTCTACAGCCGCAGCTACCTGGTGTTCTGGGCCGTGGTCAACCTGTTCACCTTCTCCGTCATGGTCGCCATCTACACCCGCATCTTCCTCTACGTGAGGCGCAAGAGCAGTCAGATGTCGCAGCACACGACGCAGATGAGGCACCGGGAGACGGTGCTCAACCTGATGAAGACGGTCTCCATGATCCTGGGTGAGGACCGGATTTCATGTTTCAAAGCTCCGCTTTGTGCAGACGCCGCTCAGGGAAACGTGCTGTGATCGTCCTGATCTCAGCTGATTTGTTTGTTCAGGTCTGTGACTCAGCAGTCAGACACTGAGCCCGTGTGCGCTTCCACCCAGGCTTCCTCCCTCGGCGTGTCTGTACTCGCTGCAGCCGACAGTCCTCCCACATTCACTCCTCTGCCGCTGGTTCCGCTTGTTTTGCTGAACTATGCTCCCACTCCTCCGCTCTGTTtgttccccttcctcccctgctccatctctcatttttaatttttgattaAATTCCTTAACGTGTGAAGGAAGAACGTGCACGTCTTGTTGCCGTCGCTCAGCACCCGCAGCCGAGCGCCTCTGGCatgtgaggagggtgaggagggtgaggagggtgaggaagcCCCTGAGCATGACCTGACAGGCTGCATAGCTGACTTCCACTCGCTTTTCTATATTTTAAGGACGTATTGTAATAGAGTCGCCATCTCCTGACTCTGAACATGAACGTGGCTCATATTGTCACATTTTACTGTTCAGTGAGTCTAAATCATGAGTTCCCACATAAACGCATGTTTCCGCCTGCAGCCCATGCCGTATGCACATAGATACGTCCTGCAGAAGCGGGATGTGTGCGTCCAGTGAATTCCTGAGCTGCATATTCAAGTATTATGATAATGAAATCTGAGCGTGCAGACTaaaccgcgtgtgtgtgtgtgtgtgtgtgtgtgtgtgtgtgtgtgtgtgtgtgtgtgtgtgtgtgtgtgtgtgtgtgtgtgtgtgtgtgtgtgtgtgtgtgtgtgtgtgtgtgtgtgtgtgtgtgtgtgtgtgtgtgtgtgtgtgtgtgtgtgtgtgtgtgtgtgtgtgtgtgtgtgtgtgtgtgtgtgtgtgcctgcccTGTCACATTCTTTCTCCCTTACGCCCCGTTTCCAAAGACGCTCTTCCTCTTTGACTGTAGCTCTGATGTGGTCGTCTCCTcccttacacccccccccccccgcaggcTGCTTCGTGATCTGCTGGACGCCCGGtctggtcctgctgctgctcgacGGCGTGGGCTGCACGAAGTGCAACGTGCTGCAGTACGAGAAGTACTTCCTGGTGCTGGCCGAGTGCAACTCCTTCTtcaaccccatcatctactcCTTCAGAGACGGCGACATGAGGAGGACCTTCAAGCAGATCCTGTGCTACCTGTGCCGGCGGCGCGGCGACCAGCTGGACAACTCTGGAGTCCAGTTCACCACCCTGGACCATGAGGTACTGTCTGAGAGCAACGgggccagcagctgcagggagaggCCCAGTGCCCACTCCCACTGAGGACGCTGCTGAGCAGGGCCGTCCCACAGCCAGCATCACTAAACATGAGCCCAAACGTCAGAAAAGGCAGAAAATCCTCCGACTCAGACAGGCCACAGCGAGCTTTCTAGCTCGACCCAGTCGTCACCTATTGTTCTAGGTGTGAAGGTGTGAAAATCCTCAGTTTAGCTTCAACGTTCACCTCGCGAAGGCGTCTTCTCGCTGCATCACTGAAACCGCTGCAtccaaagaaagaaagaaagaaccaTATTATGTTGCGTATTTACACATTTCGATCGTCCGCAGCAGATCAGTGACGTCACACTGTAAAAGTAGCAGTGAAACGCGTTACTGAAAGCTCTGCATCCACCAGCAGACGCTTCCGCTGTGACTGGTTGTCAGTTCATTGTGGCTGAGAGTCAAAGAACCACATGCATGAGAAACGGCGAGGTGTCACTATCTGTCAGGAGCCACAATCTTGGTCAGACTGCGATTTCAGTAGACGAGGTCCTTTTTGTCATTTGAACAGGTTTCATGAAGCCATTTGATTGTCTGTGGTGGATTGAGTTTAGAGCGGCTCGTGCTCCTCACCACATTTCCACTGAcatgtgtgtatacacacacacacacacacacacacacacacacacaggagggaggaagtggGGGCAGGTGGTTAGACTAACTTTACAAAGGCCTGCACAGCATGTTTATACTATAAATGTTTTATGGGTAGTTGCTAACTGTGTAAATATGAGGGAAGTGCATTATGGGTAGTTTTTTTAAGTAGTTTCTGTATTTAACCATGCTCATAAGATTTCAGATAAGCTAATGTGCATCCCATGTTCATGTTTTACCAGTTGAGGAACGCCTTCCTTTTGCTTCTGTACAAACTCTGTTACCTCTAATAAAAGCGTGTTTGTCCACGTGTGACTTGTCGCCCACGTCTGTCGCCGCTCGCTTCGCGTCTCGCGCTGTTTTGGGGCCGTGTTGCGTCTTCCTCCTTCTGGTCGGTTTGGACGTGACTAACCCatgtttctctctccttttcccacttcctctctgctgcacctAATCCCCATCCTCCGTGTCGTCCTCCCTCACTCTTGTATCTGTAGAATTATAAGTCTCGTACCGCGGCGCCGACGGAGGGGAACAACGGGACGCTTCTGATCCGCAGAGACCGCGACGACGCCTCCAAAGACTGGCGTTAAGGCGGCGACGCGCGCACGGACGGCTGCGCGCGATCCCACTGACCCGTGTATGCGTGACTGTACCGAACCCTGAACCTGCTCCTCTGCCGTCCGGACACTGGGTCCAAACCGTTTATTCTGTGACACACGCTGGATGAACGCCTCCACTGGCTCCGGATCCGCGGCTCCTCGCGATGTGGGACGCGTTCAGTCCACGGACACGAGGAAGCAACGCCTCATTCGCTTTAAGTGGAGAGCTCGTTTCCTGTTGGGATCTGAACCATCTGTTGATCCGTTGAACAAGCGGAGCGTGTTCATGTT encodes the following:
- the lpar2b gene encoding lysophosphatidic acid receptor 2, with protein sequence MDADKGCTKCFCNYTIKFFYEKSGKNISDHWSSRDYVIVSLGLTVCFIVIFSNLLVMGAILKNRRFHFPIYYLLGNLAVADLFAGIAYLHLMFHTGPWTIKLSREQWFIRQGLVDTSLTASVLNLLAVAVERHQTIFNMQLHSNMSTRRVFIIIVFIWVVAIIMGLIPSMGWNCLCALGECSTMAPLYSRSYLVFWAVVNLFTFSVMVAIYTRIFLYVRRKSSQMSQHTTQMRHRETVLNLMKTVSMILGCFVICWTPGLVLLLLDGVGCTKCNVLQYEKYFLVLAECNSFFNPIIYSFRDGDMRRTFKQILCYLCRRRGDQLDNSGVQFTTLDHENYKSRTAAPTEGNNGTLLIRRDRDDASKDWR